The genomic segment CATAACTAGAACCTCGTTCCTTAAAATCTGTGTTAGTTGAAGATATTAAGTTATTAATAATGCAGATTATTAGTAACGttgaaataaagaaaatgaagcGCTTTTAGAAACTTTCAAGCTAGGTCAAGCACAGTACAGTTTGAGGGTTTTGAATCGGTATGTGTCTGAGCATATAGCCCGTCAAAGCTTCAAATTTTAAGACATGAGGTCTCGATTATGTCTCTTTGTTATAGAGAGAGTAAGGTGGCATAAACCCCCCCACCCACCCACCCACTCCCCCTAGGCTTGAGTTGACAGCCCATTAGTGGCGTTGAACATTTGAactaatggaatgttgttgggGACTTTGTCGTATAAGGGAAAACAACGTTCACAAAATGAGATTCTAACACTTCAACGAAAAAGTAATTTTAGTTCTCATAAATCAGATGAACATAAAAGGGGCCAAGTATTTACATGGCTGAAGAGTTCAAGATGAAAGACGCCTACTTAGGAACATCAAAGTAAACAAGGATAACTAATAACAGATGCAGAGTGCATTCATTTATAAATAACTATACAACAAAATAGCACAAGGGTAACACTTTTGGAGGTTAATTACAACTTGTGGATTTTAATTTAAAGAGAGATGTCTTAACTCTGAAGTTTAGAGCTGAGGGAAGTTTCTAGGGAGAGAAGGAATGGAAACTAGTCTGGATGGAGAGTAATAGTGGGCTGGGAAATTGATCAGTGATGAGACGTTGTGAGTTGTGACTCAAAAGTCACATGTCATTAAATTATCTTGTACGTTCCAAAGGACATCATGTGTTCTCATATGACAGAGTGTCTTTAATAAACATGCTATTCTCACCTGAGTCCTTTCCTTAATAAATATACATATGTGTAGTATATTTTACTACTTGACATCATACTTTCTCTAACATATAAGAGGGAAATTGAAGAACAAAATCAGTATCTACGTTGAAAAAGGAGCGCGCAGAACAAGAGAAGGATGCCAGACTCTGGTCACCACACTCAACTCACCTCCTCCCCCCATTTCCCCTCAAGCCCCAGCTGTGAAGTGTGAACAATCTTCAATTTCAGTCTTATATGGAAGAGACCCATTGAGGCATCAATCATGCTTCGAGAAAAGGTTTTAGGCATACAAAACATGCTTTGTATATTTTTGACCTCTTTATCTTTCACATTCTCCCTCTTGAATGTGTAGCCATGTCTGACTACAAGATGAAAATTTCAACCAGTCTACTTTGTTTCATGCACATAGAAAAGAATATACAAGATTACGTGTGTCTCTTTCCCCGTTGCTATGTTTCAGGACATGCAGCCATTAGGTATCTTTTGGAAACCAAAATGGGAGGAAATTTCAGGTAGAGTGTTCATTTCAAGCACATTACAGGCAGCCAAACCAGACTCATATAGACTTTTAAGAATCCCAGGTTAGAGTATGCAGGCATTTAATCAGTATGAAATCCATCAAGCACGTTGGCAACACAGTTCATCTTAATTCTTGAAAAtataaactagttcaaaaattttaaagtaaCAAGAAGATAAGGAGCAACTCACATAGAACTTCATGAGCAGTCAGCCGTTTTTTAGGATCGCGTACAAGCATCCCACTGACCAAATTTTTTGCCTCTTCAGAGATACTCGGCCAAGGGTCTGATGAAAAATCAAGATCTCCATGCAGCACTTGCTCAAATATTCCTTGCTCGGTTTCTGTACATTCAGTTACTAAGATTGTAATAATTGATATAAATCAGGTAAACTGCTCAGATTAGTTTGAGGTCATAATATCCACCACATCTCAAAAAAGATGTGAATTCTCACCTCCCCAAAAAGGAGGCACTCCACTAAGAAGGATGTAAACTATGACTCCCACACTCCACACATCTGCTTCTTGGCCGTAATGTTTCCTTAGTACTTCAGGCGCAACATAATAAGGGCTCCCAACCACATCAGTAAATTTCTCACCTGCAAGGAAAATTTAACATAAATCATGAGAAGTTGACAATGGGATTCAAATAACCGAGAAACAACAAACAGTCCTGACCGATCTAGAAAGGTAGCTGTGAGACATAAAGACTCAACCAACTTCCTGACAAAGGACTGTTTTTTTAGAACACTTTCCATTTGGAACTTATAGTAactcattgtttttttttttgtttgtctacAGTGAGCCAAAAGGGAGAAATGTTGTGGACGGATCAATCCTAGATCATGGGTACTTCACCACATGAATTTACCTGTGTAGTATTTATATGAACTTCAATGGGCTTATATAAAGTTATTTGAACTGAACTGAACTAATAACTTCCACAAACGTTTTTTAAAAGGAGCAAAGAGTAGTGCATAGATCATTTAAGAAGCAAGgatcataaaaaaaacatacacgGGAGTTACATTATTCAAAAGCAAAGCCATATAAAATTAAAGTGGACTACAATTTAATATAAGACATAAAATGTTCAAAGGTACGAGTAAGAAAATGTTCAAAGGTACGAGTAAGAAACCTTACAAAATGAAAGACATAATACTATTAAGTCAAAATGGTTATCATGGCTCGGAAGCTATTTCATACATGTCATTAGAGCAAAATCAGACAATTGCTAAAGAAAAAATCTAACTCAACTTATCCAGTTTAAAACTAAGAAACAGTGTACAGTACGCTAACGAGTCCAATATCTAATGGTAGAAGCAAAAGATTTAGGGCATTGAAAGGGAAGGACCACCTGATTAGAAGCAAATCTCTTTCAGAAAGACTAGTTGAAACTAATAAGGGTCTTGGTCACTAAAGCAGCCCATTTGGACGAATTCACATATATACGAAGAGATTTTAGAGAGCAATTTTAGAAACGTGCTGAGTGAGGACACAAGAAACATGAGTGCATACATGCATCAAGCAGCGCATTCTTTATTCAAATGTgattataaaagaaaactaTGGAAAATAACATGTGAATGTAACACACCATAATAACTTGGGATCCACCTATACTGCTATAAATGaactcaaaaaaaatcaaaacttccCCCCAAAGACCAGTAAATTCTGTTGCAATCACAGAAATTTTCCGCAATGTGGTAAAGCATTATAGTTTGCTGATTTATTCTCATCTTAGCAAAGTAATTAAAAATCAGAAGCTCCTTTCCTTTTCATTAAATAACAGATAATTACTACTAGTTGGTCCTTACAGATTTGCTTCATATAAGTTATGGTAGTTTTTAGAGTTTAGTTGGAGAAAAGTGCAAATGATTAGCAACAAAAGTTAGTGGACAGATTAAAAGGAAGAATGTGTTGCCACTGCAAAATTCAGAAATCTAGTACAATGAATAGTGGACGAATGGAGTACATTGCCAAAATTCAAAGATTCAAAATACCAGGAACAAGATGAGGGAAACTATTATACCTGGTTTGAAAAATATAGATAGTCCAAAATCAATAGTTTTAAGGGGTGAATTCTCGTGGTGACTCTCAAAGAGGAAATTTTCTGGTTTGAGATCGCGATGCATGACTCCTAAAGAGTGACAAGTCTCCACAACATCAGCTATGATTCTTGTAAGATCAGCTGCTTGTCTTTCTGTATAATGCCCTCGCTGAATGATTCTATCGAAAAGTTCACCCCCTTTACACAATTCCATCACCAAATGAACTGCCACAGCATCTTCATAAGCCCCTTTAATTGCAATTACATTAGGGTGCCCTGCAAGATGGTACATTATCTGAATTTCCCTCCTCACATCCTCGACGTCTTCAATAGTCAGTAACTTTCTTTTTGCTATTGATTTACAGGCATACTCTTTCCCACTACTCTTTTCTATACACATGAATGTAGTCCCAAATTGACCTTGCCCTAATTTTCTTCCTAAAGTGTAAAATTCCTTAATATTTCCCGTCTTTTTTAGCAAAACCGACTCCACTCGAAGCCCTGCACTAGTTGTTCGTTTGAATTGGAGGGGTTTCTTGGgttttgcttgttctactggtTCAGCTTCTGCTTTCGGCATTACCATTGGTTCAGCCTCTGGTTTATCCACCACCGGTGTTTTATCCGTTTCGGGGTTTGCAATTGTCATTTGTTTAGGGGCTTCACTTTGGGTGGGTATAGACACTTCTGCTTCAGCAGGAGATGGTGAAGTTGGTTGATGATGGCTTCCTCCATTGGAGACAGAAGCTGTATCATCTGGCAACCGGCTTCGCCATACTACACCTGAAACTGTTTGCAGGAATCCATCCCTTGAGATACTAGGCCCAACACAAGTATTTCCCATCTAGATCAATTTCTTCCAATACACCCTCTACTTTTAACATCAAAATCCAATGCCACTATAATCCTAATGTTCAATAAAACAAGATCTAAAATCAAGATCACAAATTCAAATAAAACCAATCTCAAAGTCAAACCCTTCAACACCAACCCTAACTTGAACAAGATAGTGACTTAAGATGATTAAtctaaaatcaacaaaaatgaaaacccaaattcaattaaaagtcAATTAAAGAGGCCTCCATATGctaatggaaaatcatagttcATACCCAATATGAAAATGTGGCAAAAGTAAAAAGATCAAAACTTTAAGGCAAGCAATACCCTCAAACGAACTTCatgtttttttcaattcaagaGGATACAACCCAAATTTGGTACAAGAGAATACAAAATACAGGaaccaaaattaaaatatagaatAGTAATCAGTAAAGCTTGCAGAAACCTTAAAAAGCTGATGCACAGCAGCATAAAGTATTAGGAGAAACATAGGAAAGACTAAAGAGCCATATACTCTTATTAAACACAATATATCAAGTAAAAAAGAGCAAGTAGTTATACGGCTTATACCGAATACAACTTGGGAAAACCAACCCTTTGAAACTTGAACAGCGGGAGGGAACTCAGAAGACAAGAGGATATTAAATATTAGGGATAACGGGTGACAATTCAGTTTGAATCCGGTCTTAGATCTCACCCGATCCGAAAATTTTAATTCagaaatattcaattttaagtCCGATTATATAATTCAAGTCCGATTCAGATCGGAGCAGACTTAGACCTTTGAAAGACCGATACAACAATCTGACTCCTACTCCGAACATGCTCCAACTCTTACTCGACTCGACTTTAAATTCGAATTTAAGCcatttttactttaaaaatattttgagcttcacattaaaatttaaaaaaaaaataaatttattcaaaCTAAATTTAACTGCTTGACATCTCAGTCCTAGAGTAATGTCAAATtcaagtaataatatactactcaaatatttaaattaaatgtttttatcttttattattttgattttcataaGCAAACGTATGCtattatgatatatatgatataagTACACTGACCAATTCAGGGTTCAAAGCTTTATGGGGtaccaataaattattttagttgttaattgaAAGTTGGCATCAATAAACTATTATAGTTGTTAATTGAAAGTTTGATCAAAACGATTTTTGTACGAGATTTCAGGATTGGGGAATGATTTGATCAAGAATGTAtttctgatatataattttatgaCTTAAAAGgacaatttcaagacttaaaaatctaattttaaggCTTAAAGGtcaattttaaagcttttattATCTATTTTAATGTTTGAGTCATcatattttaaagttggaatGAGAATTTAATGTCTTCTAATTGGTCTTTGAAatcttaaaattggtttttaagtattaaaattgaCCTTTTTAGTCTTAAAACAGTCAAATTTCATGACTTATAATGTCAATtttaaatccttaaaattggtcttttaagtctttaaatttaactcttgaaattgacatttaagTTTGTGAAATtggttaatatatatatatatatatatatatatatatatatatatatatatatatatatatatatatatatatatatatattcttattgtaatattttatttaacattcttattatttttgaaaccAAACTACTAATTAATAAAGACTACATCTATCTatctatactatatactaaagtCGTTAATCTCATTGACACGTGTTGTAacaatattgtttatttttttaaaaaaaatcctaaatATAATATGACAAAACTTTAAATATtagcaaatatttttttcatttatattaagCAAcacatttttaataatatatataaatattcttcAAATAGAGCAGTTTATTTATTAtgataaactaataataatagttgAATTAAGATATTATACACATTTATATGGTGAGTCGAGCTAAGTGATAAAATATAGCAATCTCTATTAATCAAGAGAGTATTGTAGAAGGTTCAAAActaatattttgtaaaaaattgagttttgtctgaaataaatattatttatgtagACAAAAACTTAAATTCGATATTCACCTAGTTCTACTCCTTCCCTCAGcctataaatataataatacatttttaattttgtagcACTTTTATGAAATCTTTTGACGATGTAATATATAGTAGAGTATATTTTACACATTAATTATGATTAGATTATTTAGATTGATTTTATTATATGGCATGttgtttaatcaataaaatcacACGAAAATGCATAAGATTATTTATTTCCATAATTCCATTAAATACCTTAATTTATACGTACCAAAGCATGGTTATGAAATCTTTTCATAATgcaatatatagtatatttcaCACAATCATTATTCGATTATTATTTAaacaataaaatcaaacaaaaaagtaCAAGCTTTATATTCATTAATTCCattaaaaacaactcaatttaAATCCATTTCTTCCCTTTTTCCTTTTATCATAAATCTTTAATTCAATATTTCCATAACTTCACATATAGAAATATTTTCTTACCATATTTTTTTCTCCTCATTTACCTATATATACAAATCATAATTCATTCTCAATTTATTGTCtaagaataaaaattattattaaatacttCATTTATTCTAGAAAAAAACTCTCAcgtaaaaggaaaaaaatggcGAATGAACCCATAATCTTGTTGGCGGTAGCTTTATTTGCTGTAATTTTTGTGGCACCATCACTTCTTCCGAAAATCCCAGCATTGCCAATTTCATATATGTTTGGTTTAGGGTTGATTGCTATTGGTGTGGGTCTCTTCTATGCTAAGAACCCTTAGACAATGCCAACTTGTTCTTCATCATTGCATCAATGGAGTAGTTTTCATGGAAGTTTTGAGACTTTGGAATTGAATATTTGAGAGTTTATGAAGAAATAaagttttaagatttttttttttttttttttttgcatgctTAGCTAATGGTCTCTAAGTTTAACATAGTGAAGTGAAAATTTAGATAAGTgtctttttttaattagttaGTTTATGATGTAATGATTTCTTAATCAATGAATTTTATGGTTTTCAGTGATTAATTATCTTGTTTgtgtattttttgtttgataattgCATTTAAAAGACGAAGTAAACGGTATAAAATAAAGGTGTACATTCGGAAGTTCAGGGACTTGAGGCATGATACTTTGAATCGgattaattttgagttttttgtgtgtgtaaatatcttaaaaaacctaaaatgtTTTAGATCTGAATTATTTCAGATTGAGTTAAATTAACTGCAGTAGCGGATGTAGAAAATTTATTTAGTGAGgtcaaaatataattataaaagatTAGAGGGtcaattacttaattttataatgaaaaatatacTTAAACCTCGAATTATAATAGAAATCTCCGAACTTTTGATAGTTAAGTGGGGTTAAATGACCCATGTGGGGATTGTGTGGCTCCGCCTATGCGTAAAAGGATTAATTTTGAAGAGTTAATagatcaaaataattaatcattattatcatcttaCTCAATATATTTGGCATTCTCGCTCATAAACCCTATGATTAGATGTGGAGGGGACGAAATAGTATACCCTTATCAAAAGAGATAAAAGAGAATGTAAATTGTAAACCTTGACACAAAATTGAccgataaatgaaaaaaaaaaacctaaaacacgccatacaaaaataattaatttgaactCAAATCCGAGCATATGAAGTACTTTTATATTTCTAAATGAAATGGAATTGAGCAATTCTTTTGCAACACTGTATTTGATTGTAATAAATCAAATCTGAGCAAATTAAGTAATATCAATAGAATGCAGCAAACTCCAACACTGTATATGCTAATTGATTGATGATACAATTCCTTCAGAAAATAATATTGCGTCTAGGTTACAGAACGATGCATTTAAACAATGGTGAATTCTGCTGATCACGGAGATTAGATATGATCACGCTGCTTTGATATCGTATGAGAAACTGTTTGCGACTATTTTCTCGCAAAACGGATGGCTGTGCCCAACCAATAATCACTTATTTCTCGTCCGACTTCCCCTTTTAAGGCCTTCAAGAATTGATCTGTGGCTGCCTGCAACAGAAAAAACGAATTCAGACGGCATTTCTTGCACCAACGAGAAAAAGACGACAAAGTTGCTGAGTCTTTTAACTTtggcaatttttttaaaaaatcttgaTTTTTGATGTTATCAAGAAACAATAATCCAAACATTATTTCGAGAATGGCATCCTAAACACCGTCACCTGATTCACTACTCTCCTTGCGAATCGAGAAtaaaaaaaagcgaattatgatcggttttgggctatttcaGAGTCATTTTAAGAGAATtacaaattcaaaaagcgaatgacgaattatgttacacttaACTTAAACCTAGGATCGCTCGAGaataatcaaaagttgagatttaAGAAATGGGTGAAACTCGGGATAGTCTAGTAAAATCTTCTCTCCTTTTTCCTGAGGAAGGGGGTGGGGGGATCTTGCACCAAAGAGTGTGTGTATGCTCACGTAATGTCTTCCTCACATGATCTCCAATTATCCAATCGGATATATGGCGTTTAACGTGGGGAATGTGAAATAGTGCACAAATGCAACCGGGTGCAACAGCACAAGACAGTAAGGCAGGGAAGGTTTGGAGGTCTCGCATACACTACATAGGCTTCGGCGATGTAGTTACCAGACTAGCCGGCTGCGCTTAAATTGTTTTGAAGGAATGAAAATTATCCAACAAATCTCAAATAACGTAAGAAAATGATTACCTTTacaaaatttaagaaattaactCCGCAAGCAAAACAAGAACCataaatttcataatattcTCACACATACATTTGAAATGCTAAGACTTAAAATGATTGGGAAGAGTCAAATGCATCATATGTTctaatttttaaatggtttttccattaatatttcttttatatatatatatatatatatatatatatatatatatatatatatatatatatatatacatacacacacacaattGGGCCGCCCCAATAAGACGGTCTCACCCAAGTTTTTTTGAAACACAATACTGCCATATTTAAGAACATTATTCACGGAAATGATTTTCAAACCACCAAAACTTCAACCTTGACATTTaggaaacaaaatcaaaaagattTGTACATTCAATTCTTTACAAATCTCTATAAATCTTCAAGAAACTATCAAGAAAATCGACATTTCATctataaaattctaaaaatctcTCTAATGGAGGATTTATCGAATAAATTGATAATTGAAGATTATAAGTTCgaaattgagttagattataaaacatcatttGTCAATTTATATGTCACACTTTtactattaacatattaaatttgaactaaatgctATACAATAATTCTATGCAATttgaaaacttgtttttaaaacgataatagaagattataagttcaaaattgagttagattataaaaacatcaattgtcaaattatatgtcataatttaactattaacatattcaatttgaattaaAACCTATACATTATCTTAATACActttgaatacttatttttaaaacgataattgaagcttatacgttcaaaattaagttagatcataaaacatcaattgtcaatttatatgtcgtaatttaactattaacatatttaatttgaactatttacaaatatatataaacatgtTTACAATGGTGTAAATGTAATCTTCAATCCCACGActacattataattttttagggttttgtctTCTCGTCTTCTTCATCCAATCTAATTCTCTTTGTATGTAATCTTCaatcctaaattattttaatcatgCTTTGAATTAATTTCTCATTTTGATTCTTTAAAAAATCAGAATCAGTAATcataaaaagctaataaagttaaggttgaattattttaagggttttgaagagaAAGaatcaaaaccttaaaaaaaaggCAATAATCAAGAGGAAGAATCAGTATCATAAGAGTAAGAAATAAAAATGACAAGAATCAAGAAAGgaaataaaatggaaaaaagaaagaagatgaaGTTTTAATTATTGAAGTCAAAAAAAAAGAGGAAATTGGGAAAGTATGTAAGGCTGTTACACGCCCAAATTGAGCCgacccaaattgacggtctcataatgagaccgtgtCGGACAAATTTTTGTGTATTGTAATTGGATGAAACTAAATTAAgctcattattattgttttaagacttaaagTTGTGAGcttataatgttatttttttcttgttctttgtcAGCTATGTCTAATCCTAGAAATATTACCTTCAACATCAGTTCAATTCATAGTTCAACATCGAGCttatatgtaaaaataaatgTGTGTCATTATAATTTACTAAAGTTGTCCTCATGCCCAACTTAAAGTGATATACTTAAAGTTGATCGGTTTTAgcttaaatgtatcaatagTTTGTAAACCCTAAATGTGTAGaaacttatttggaaatttgaactaaataagcaaattcatataaaaaattattaaagtagGAATGGGGAAacttattcccaaaataaacaCGAAATTTGAGTTAAGGTTTGgatttgttcgttgttagtaatagcgaacaaaattctgtggtaaaaaaaagtcaagacTTTTTGTTCGTTGCTACCAACAACAAACAAAGGAAGGGTCAAACCTTTgctcgttgttagtaacagcgaacgaAGGTTTGACGTTGGAGGAAATGAATTAAAATGATTCTATAATAGTTTATAAAACGCATCAGTTCATaattagtaactgcaaacaaagATGTAGTTAAAAAAGTCAAACATCTTAAGTAGGAACAAAGatgttgacttttattgaccaacatctttgttcgttgttactaatagcgaacaaagtttttgacttttattgaccttattctttgttcgctgttactaacaaaaCCAAACCACAACTTTAGgaatttcgtgcttattttgggaaattagTTTTCCCAGCTTAAgagtttttatataattttgcttatttgattcaaatttttgacttattttataACTGCGTTTAAAATGGACTGAATACTAATcttatgttgttattattacatataaaaattatGGTTTCTAGGATATATGCATTCTTTTTCTCCCTATGATCACATTATCACAGACAATTAAAAGCGAGAACATTAAGAATCGTCACTATAGGTAATACTTACTGCTTTTGTTCTTTAAATTATCTCTAGTGCGATAGAATCAGGTAACTTTTTTTGTCCCATCGAGTGATACAAGAAGAAAAGCATCCATACACAGATCAATCATACTCTGCTTCTTAATAGAGTAAAAAATACTCTCTTAATTCTTTGTATTAGCTACTGAAAGTGATAATTTTTATACCACAATCTAAAGTACATTTTACATTTGAAGATCAATGTTTTAACTTGTAAATACAGCAAAGCACGTAGTTTATCCATAACTGTAAAATCAACATAAACCATTGGCCAACAAATGATGGAACAAACTATCATCCGCAAGTTCTTACGACTTGCACCACAACTGTTGCCTACGACGACAACACATGGCTTCGTTAATTACTCAAGAGAATGTTATCTGCATCACGTTCATCGACTACAAAAGTTTAGCAACAACTAATCTACTCGACTTGCAATAGGATCAATAAAGCCCTCATCAATTTACAAGGATACATAACACGTCTCAAAAATCT from the Amaranthus tricolor cultivar Red isolate AtriRed21 chromosome 12, ASM2621246v1, whole genome shotgun sequence genome contains:
- the LOC130797330 gene encoding calcium-dependent protein kinase 1-like, with translation MGNTCVGPSISRDGFLQTVSGVVWRSRLPDDTASVSNGGSHHQPTSPSPAEAEVSIPTQSEAPKQMTIANPETDKTPVVDKPEAEPMVMPKAEAEPVEQAKPKKPLQFKRTTSAGLRVESVLLKKTGNIKEFYTLGRKLGQGQFGTTFMCIEKSSGKEYACKSIAKRKLLTIEDVEDVRREIQIMYHLAGHPNVIAIKGAYEDAVAVHLVMELCKGGELFDRIIQRGHYTERQAADLTRIIADVVETCHSLGVMHRDLKPENFLFESHHENSPLKTIDFGLSIFFKPGEKFTDVVGSPYYVAPEVLRKHYGQEADVWSVGVIVYILLSGVPPFWGETEQGIFEQVLHGDLDFSSDPWPSISEEAKNLVSGMLVRDPKKRLTAHEVLCHPWVQVDGVAPDKPLDSAVLSRLKQFRAMNKLKKMALRVIADCLSEEEIAGLKEMFKMIDTDNSGQITYEELKVGFEKAGAILKESEIYDLMQAADVDNSGTIDYGEFIAATLHLNKIEKADNLFAAFNYFDKDGSGYITADELQQACEEFGIHDARLEEMIKEADQDNDGRIDYNEFVAMMQSGHPKSVPGKDQENNFNFGLREALKF